The genomic region TTCAAAGGAAAAAAAGTTTTTGACGGCTCGCCTAAAGAAGGCATTCAAAAAGACCTTGCAGCGTGGGGCATAAAACCGCCGACGCCCGGCACAAGGGTTGAGGATCTCATATGGAAATAAAAAGGCAAAGAGCGACGACAGACTTCATCCTTTACGGTTACCGGATCGGAAACAGTTTTCTGCACAAAATTCCTGCCGGAATAAAGCTCCTTGCAATACTCGTTTTGAGCGTATGCATTTTATATGCTCCTGCCGCCGCATGCGCCGCATTTTTTTTAATATTAATATTGTTCGCTCTAAAAGCCGAAATTCCTTTCAGCCTCTTAACGGCCGATCTTACCCCAATATTTTATTACGGAATTTTGCTGTACGTAACTTCAGCCTTATCTAAAAAAAACTTTATGCCTTCCCTTAGTGACGTGATATTTTGTTTTAGACTTTTGACAATGCTTATGATGTCGTCGATTTTATTCAGAACCACGACGCCCTTGGAATTAAAGTCCGCGCTGGAAGAAATTGAAATTTCCATAAGAAAAAAGCTTCGTCTTAAACCGAAGGCGGAAATCGCCGTCATGTTTTCGTATTTTTTGCTTTTTTTGCCGCGGATATTTGCTATATGGAACGACATAAGCCGCGCTTACAAAGCCCGCGGAGGAAAAAACGACATCAAAAAAATCTTTGTTTTGTTCCCTATTCTCATCTCGCTAAGCATTCATAAGGCATGGAACACGGCCCTTGCGGCAGAGGCAAGAAGCCGGTAAAAATTGCGCGATACTAGAATCGAACTAGTGACCCCAAGCGTGTCATGCTTGTACTCTAACCAACTGAGCTAATCGCGCTTATCGATATGATAGAAACAGCTTATAAAAAAATAAGATTTTAGTCAATCAACATATCACGCCGCAGATTCGCGGTATTAAACTACACTCCCGGCAGCGTCTTGCCGCTCGCAACAAGGATCCTCCAGCCGTTTGCGCGGAAAAGTTTGTACCGCGCCGCCGTAAAAAAGCTTGCAAAATCAATTTTCAAACGGATAGACGATTCCGGTTTTTTTTCTTATGTCGTCCATCATTTCCATCATGTAGACGGTTTCTTTATGCGGCATGGACGGACACTCTGTCTTTCCGCTTTCTATCGCTTCTACCGTCTCCGCAACTTCGTATTCAAAACCTGTAAGCTGAGGCGGAACTTCAATTTCTTTTATCAATTCATATTTTTTATCGAATACGAAAACTTTTTGCGGATTATTTATATTTTCAACCTGAATAAAACCTTTCGTACAGTGTATCATTCCGTACCTGTCCGAAACGGCGGACGCTCCGGCGCAAAGAATCGCCATACGTCCTTTTTCCTTGTAAACCAGAGTATAACTGTCGTTTATGTCTACGCCCGTATCGCTTTTTTGGCAGACGGCATGAATTTCATCGGGATGACCGAACGCCATTACGGCAAAATTCAGAGCGTATACGCCGACGTCCAAAAGAGCGCCGCCTGCAAGCTCAGGCCTTACGATCCTTTCCTTATGCATGATCGGATACCCGAGATTCGCGGTGAGCATCCGCGCTTCCCCCACGATATTCGAAGCGATCACATCGTCGATAATCTTGCGGCTGGGCTCATAGCGCGTCCAAATCGCTTCAGTAATAAGGAGGCCTTTTTTTTCCGCAATATCGATAAGATTTTTCGCCTGATCCGCATTGGCTGTAAAGGCTTTTTCGCAAAGCACATGTTTACCGTTTTCAAGACACAAAAGCGCATGTTCGAAATGATGAGAATGCGGCGTCGCGATATAAATCAAATCCGGCTTAGGATCGCGGAGCATCTGTTCATACGAGCCGAAAGCTTTTTCTATGCCGTGCCGCTCTGCAAATTCCTTTGCTTTATTAAAATCTCTGGAAGCGATGCCGTACAGCCGAACGCTTTCGTCCCCCGTTTCATTCATCCTTCGTACGGTTGTCGCCATGGTTTCAGCTATTCTCCCGGCGCCTATAATTCCCATAGATATCATAAAAATCCTCCGATCGTATACAATAAGCTTAGCACATAAAGATTTTTCCCGCCATCGAAAGTTTTTGATGCGGTTAAGCCGTATAAAGTTATGCTAGGCGGGCACTGCGCCGCAGGAGCCGCCTTTTCGTAGCAATTTCACTTTTTCCCACTGCACTTCCACTGTCTTCCCGCAGCACTTTCGCCCGTTCGGTAAAAATTTAAAAATAAATTTCCTTCTCCTACTTGTAATATCATATATAGCGGTGTATAATGCAAAGAACATTAAAAAAAACGCTATATACGGGGTTAAATTTTCATATGAATTTAACTCCATATTTATTATAAAGATACGTCGATTCAAGGTGAATAAAAGTGCGCTGTCCTTATTGCGGAAGTCTGGACGACAAGGTAATTGAGTCTCGAACAATGGCAAACGGAGGAACTATCCGGCGAAGAAGAGAATGTTTGTCGTGCAGTTACCGCTTTACAAGTTATGAGCGCATTGAAGAAAAACCGTTTATGGTAGTAAAGCGGGACGGCCGAAGGCAGCCTTTCGATCTTTCGAAACTTTCAAAGGGTATTGAAAGGGCTCTTGAAAAAAGGCCCGTTTCGGCGCCGAGTATCGAAAACCTTGTCAACGAGATTGAAGACGAGGCGATCATGCGCGGAAAGACCACGCGCGAGATCAGCACTGCGGAGCTTGGAGAACTTGTGCTCAATAAATTGCACAAATTCGACAAGGTAGCTTATATACGCTTTGCGTCCGTATATAAGCATTTTGAAGATTTAAATGAATTTATAACGGAAGTAAATAAGCTCGGGGGGGGAAAGGAATGAGCGAAGCTGCAAAACAGTCGGTTTTTCCGGAGTGGAGAAATTTTTTAGGAAACGGCGGCGATAAGGAAACTGCCGGTTTTATAAAATCAGTCGTAAAGCGCTCCGGCGAAATAGCCGCTTACGACAGATCTAAGATAGAAAAAGCGATCGGTAAGGCAATAGAAGCCGTTGAAAAACATCCCGATCCCGAAAAAGCTCAATCTCTCACAAATTCCGTGGAAGAACATCTTCGTCTGCTTATGGCCGGCCGCCGCGCTCATTCGATTCCGGCGATCGAAGAAATTCAAGATATTGTCGAAACCGTCTTAATAGAAAACAAAGAAGTCGAGATTGCAAAAGCTTACATTTTGTATCGTTCGAGGCACGAAGCCTTCCGCGATTCTAAAAAACTGATGCTTGACATAAACGGCACAATGGACGGCTACCTTTCTCAATCCGATTGGCGGGTAAATGAAAATGCAAACGTAAACTTTTCATTGGGCGGACTTATTCTTCACAATTCGGGAACCATAACCGCCAATTACTGGCTTAAAAACATATATTCCAAAGAGATAGCGGAAGCCCACAAAACGGCAGCGTTCCACATACATGACCTTTCCATGTTTTCAGGCTATTGCGCAGGATGGTCGCTCAGACAGCTAATAAAAGAAGGGCTGGGCGGCGTCCCCGATAAGATAACTTCGACGCCGGCTTCTCATCTTTCAACTCTTGTAAACCAGATCGTAAATTTCTTGGGAATTCTGCAAAACGAATGGGCGGGAGCGCAGGCTTTCAGTTCGTTCGACACCTATCTGGCGCCCTTTGTCAAGGCGGACAATCTTTCTGAAAAAGAAGTGCGGCAGTGCATACAGAGCTATATTTACGGAGTAAACACTCCCGGACGCTGGGGCTCGCAGGCGCCTTTTACGAACATTACGCTTGACTGGGTATGTCCCGACGACTTAAAAGATCAAAAGGCAATAGTCGGCGGCAAAGAAATGGATTTTACTTACGGCGACTGTCAAAAAGAAATGGACGTCATAAACAAACAGTTTATCCTTCTCATGCTTGAAGGCGACGCCGCAGGACGCGGGTTCGGCTATCCTATTCCCACGTATAATATAACCAAAAATTTCAACTGGGACAGCGAAAATACAAAACTTCTGTTCGAAATGACTGCACAGTACGGTACTCCCTATTTCCAGAATTTTGTCAATTCCGATCTGGATCCGAGTGACGTGCGTTCCATGTGCTGCCGTCTAAGGCTGGACAAAAGAGAATTGCGGAAGCGCGGCGGCGGATTGTTCGGTTCGGACGAATTTACAGGCTCTTTGGGCGTAGTTACGATCAACCTTCCGCAAATAGGATACTTGGCAAAAACCGAAGAACAGTTTTTCGCCCGTTTGGACTATCTTATGGATCTTGCAAAAGAAAGCCTTTGCATAAAACGCAAAGTTATACAAAAACTGCTGGACGGAGGACTCTTTCCGTATACCAGGCGCTATCTTAAGACCTTTGACAATCATTTTAACACGATAGGCTTGTGCGGAATGAACGAGTGCTGCATGAATTTTTTAAACTGCACTATAGTGGATCCTAAAGGTAAGGCGTTCGCCGAAAAGGTTCTCGATTACATGAGAGAAAGACTGCAGCAGTATCAGGAGCAGACGGGAGAACTGTTCAACCTTGAAGCTACCCCTGCCGAAAGTACTTCCTATCGCCTCGCACGGCACGATAAAGAGCAATTTCCGGACATAATAACAAGCGGAGAAACGGATCCGTATTATACAAATTCGACGCAATTACAGGTTGATTATACAACGGATGTGTTTGAAGCCCTTGACCATCAGGAATCCTTACAGACGCGGTATACCGGGGGGACGGTATTCCACACATTCATGGGGGAACAGGTTAAAGATTGGAAAAGCTGCCGAGACTTTGTACGCACTATCATGACCAATTACCGCTTGCCCTATGTTACAATATCACCGACGTATTCAGTCTGTTCCGTACACGGCTATTTGCCGGGTGAACAGTTTGAATGCCCGAAGTGCAAAGCGGAAGCCGAAAAAGCGCTCAAACTTAAGATCGAACAGCTTGAGGAAGAACGCAGGATGATCGTTTCCGGCGGAAATTCAAAAAACGCCAAAAACGATTAAAGAAATCCGCGAATCCTGCCGACCATAAATATAGTGTTATCTGCTTGACCAAATCAAAAGATAACACTATATTTAGCGGCAGCTAAAAAAAACATTATTTTCTGTGGGAGGGAAATATGGAGAATACAATGAAAACACGCGATTTAGCTGAAGTGGACGCTGAAATAAAGGCTGCAAAAGAAGCTCTTAAAGATGTCCACGGCAAAGAAACGGAAGTTTATGCAAGAATAGTAGGTTATTACAGGGCTGTACGCAACTGGAATAAGGGAAAGACCGAAGAATTCAAACACCGAAAGATGTTTTCGGTAGACAATGTGCCGGAAGCGATAACGCAGGACGCAGCAGAAAAAGAAAAGGTTTCCGCGCCTGTTAAAGCGGTCGCAGGCGATTTGCATTACGATTTCTTTTTCCGTCAGACATGTCCTAACTGTCCGCCGGTTAAAGCATACGTGGCGGAACTCAGTGTTTCCGGAAAAAGCATCAATGTAGATACGAAAGAAGGTTTGGCACAAGCTGCGGCTAAGGGCGTATTTGCGGCACCCACAGTCATAGTCTATAACGAAAACAACGAAGAAGTTGCGCGGGCGCACAATGTTCAAGAGCTTTCCGCCATCTTCGAACCGGTCGCCCTTGCCGTCTGATTTTTTGATAGTCGGCAAATCGAGCCGATAGCCCTGCATGGCTCACCGCTCGGCAGGGCGGCCGCTCGACCTACCGAGCAGAAAATGCGGATTTCCGAAAAACAGCTGAACATGCCCGCAGGAGCTCTCATAAAAACAACGCTGGTGGATTATCCGGGGCGTGTGGCGTGTTCTTTTTTTCTTAAGGG from Treponema parvum harbors:
- a CDS encoding energy-coupling factor transporter transmembrane component T family protein, translated to MEIKRQRATTDFILYGYRIGNSFLHKIPAGIKLLAILVLSVCILYAPAAACAAFFLILILFALKAEIPFSLLTADLTPIFYYGILLYVTSALSKKNFMPSLSDVIFCFRLLTMLMMSSILFRTTTPLELKSALEEIEISIRKKLRLKPKAEIAVMFSYFLLFLPRIFAIWNDISRAYKARGGKNDIKKIFVLFPILISLSIHKAWNTALAAEARSR
- a CDS encoding Gfo/Idh/MocA family protein codes for the protein MISMGIIGAGRIAETMATTVRRMNETGDESVRLYGIASRDFNKAKEFAERHGIEKAFGSYEQMLRDPKPDLIYIATPHSHHFEHALLCLENGKHVLCEKAFTANADQAKNLIDIAEKKGLLITEAIWTRYEPSRKIIDDVIASNIVGEARMLTANLGYPIMHKERIVRPELAGGALLDVGVYALNFAVMAFGHPDEIHAVCQKSDTGVDINDSYTLVYKEKGRMAILCAGASAVSDRYGMIHCTKGFIQVENINNPQKVFVFDKKYELIKEIEVPPQLTGFEYEVAETVEAIESGKTECPSMPHKETVYMMEMMDDIRKKTGIVYPFEN
- the nrdR gene encoding transcriptional regulator NrdR, with product MRCPYCGSLDDKVIESRTMANGGTIRRRRECLSCSYRFTSYERIEEKPFMVVKRDGRRQPFDLSKLSKGIERALEKRPVSAPSIENLVNEIEDEAIMRGKTTREISTAELGELVLNKLHKFDKVAYIRFASVYKHFEDLNEFITEVNKLGGGKE
- a CDS encoding ribonucleoside triphosphate reductase, translating into MSEAAKQSVFPEWRNFLGNGGDKETAGFIKSVVKRSGEIAAYDRSKIEKAIGKAIEAVEKHPDPEKAQSLTNSVEEHLRLLMAGRRAHSIPAIEEIQDIVETVLIENKEVEIAKAYILYRSRHEAFRDSKKLMLDINGTMDGYLSQSDWRVNENANVNFSLGGLILHNSGTITANYWLKNIYSKEIAEAHKTAAFHIHDLSMFSGYCAGWSLRQLIKEGLGGVPDKITSTPASHLSTLVNQIVNFLGILQNEWAGAQAFSSFDTYLAPFVKADNLSEKEVRQCIQSYIYGVNTPGRWGSQAPFTNITLDWVCPDDLKDQKAIVGGKEMDFTYGDCQKEMDVINKQFILLMLEGDAAGRGFGYPIPTYNITKNFNWDSENTKLLFEMTAQYGTPYFQNFVNSDLDPSDVRSMCCRLRLDKRELRKRGGGLFGSDEFTGSLGVVTINLPQIGYLAKTEEQFFARLDYLMDLAKESLCIKRKVIQKLLDGGLFPYTRRYLKTFDNHFNTIGLCGMNECCMNFLNCTIVDPKGKAFAEKVLDYMRERLQQYQEQTGELFNLEATPAESTSYRLARHDKEQFPDIITSGETDPYYTNSTQLQVDYTTDVFEALDHQESLQTRYTGGTVFHTFMGEQVKDWKSCRDFVRTIMTNYRLPYVTISPTYSVCSVHGYLPGEQFECPKCKAEAEKALKLKIEQLEEERRMIVSGGNSKNAKND
- the nrdD gene encoding anaerobic ribonucleoside-triphosphate reductase encodes the protein MKTRDLAEVDAEIKAAKEALKDVHGKETEVYARIVGYYRAVRNWNKGKTEEFKHRKMFSVDNVPEAITQDAAEKEKVSAPVKAVAGDLHYDFFFRQTCPNCPPVKAYVAELSVSGKSINVDTKEGLAQAAAKGVFAAPTVIVYNENNEEVARAHNVQELSAIFEPVALAV